The Sulfitobacter sp. SK011 genome has a window encoding:
- a CDS encoding prephenate/arogenate dehydrogenase family protein, with translation MAQVYDRVALIGLGLIASSMFWAMKRGGLAGEVVGFARSAETRDTAREIGLCDRVCDTLLEAVEGADLVVLCVPVGVMGAIAADMAAALKPGATVTDVGSVKADVIAQVGPQLPQNVHFIPGHPLAGTEHSGPKSGFAELFDNRWCLLVPSEGTDPAATEKLRALWEGMGANVEEMDAEHHDLVLAVTSHAPHLIAYTMVGVADDLRRVTDSEVIKYSAAGFRDFTRIAASDPTMWRDVFLSNKEATLEILGRFTEELFALQRAIRQGDGDHLHDYFTRTRAIRRGIIEAGQDTDAPNFGREVGKK, from the coding sequence ATGGCTCAGGTGTATGACCGCGTTGCTCTAATTGGCCTTGGCCTGATTGCCTCGTCGATGTTCTGGGCGATGAAACGCGGCGGGTTGGCAGGCGAAGTTGTGGGGTTTGCCCGCAGCGCGGAAACCCGCGATACTGCCCGCGAAATTGGGCTATGTGATCGGGTCTGCGATACGCTGTTGGAGGCGGTTGAGGGGGCGGACCTTGTGGTGCTTTGCGTGCCGGTCGGGGTCATGGGGGCGATAGCGGCAGATATGGCCGCGGCGCTGAAACCCGGGGCCACTGTCACGGACGTGGGGTCAGTCAAAGCGGATGTGATCGCACAGGTCGGTCCACAATTGCCACAAAACGTGCATTTTATCCCCGGTCATCCGCTGGCAGGGACAGAGCATTCCGGGCCAAAGTCCGGCTTTGCAGAGTTGTTTGATAACCGCTGGTGCCTGTTGGTGCCATCCGAAGGCACCGATCCGGCTGCCACAGAAAAGTTACGCGCACTTTGGGAAGGGATGGGGGCCAACGTCGAGGAAATGGACGCGGAACATCACGATCTGGTCCTGGCCGTGACCAGCCATGCACCGCACCTCATTGCCTATACAATGGTTGGCGTCGCGGACGATCTGCGCCGGGTGACAGACAGCGAAGTGATTAAGTATTCTGCCGCAGGATTTCGCGATTTTACCCGGATTGCGGCCAGTGATCCAACAATGTGGCGCGATGTTTTCCTGAGCAACAAAGAGGCGACGCTCGAAATTCTGGGCCGTTTCACAGAGGAGCTTTTTGCGTTGCAGCGGGCCATCCGTCAGGGTGACGGCGACCATCTGCATGATTATTTCACCCGCACCCGCGCCATCAGGCGCGGTATTATCGAGGCCGGGCAAGACACTGATGCCCCAAACTTTGGTCGGGAAGTTGGCAAGAAATGA
- a CDS encoding EAL domain-containing protein, which translates to MVSQFKRRLADIAPGSENPLNYAVTQRDKSTLEMVKDAIEYKQTLLAYQPVMRASDHSKVAFFEGLIRVMDATGRVIPARDFMPVIENTETGRQIDVLALRAGLLALQNNPGLRLSINMSARSIGYKSWNQMIRRFLNRDKTIGERLILEITESSAMTVPELVTDLMDELQPFGVCFALDDFGAGHTAIRYFKDFYFDILKIDGEFIKGIADNADNRALTAAMISIADHFDMLTVAEFVENAQDAAVLTEMGVDCLQGYYFSAPTTRPSWLRNPAIRSSG; encoded by the coding sequence GTGGTAAGTCAATTCAAACGTCGGCTCGCCGATATCGCACCGGGTTCTGAAAATCCGTTGAACTACGCTGTCACACAGCGTGATAAATCGACACTGGAGATGGTGAAAGATGCGATTGAATACAAACAAACGCTGTTGGCCTATCAACCGGTCATGCGGGCCAGCGATCATAGCAAAGTGGCTTTTTTTGAAGGTTTGATCAGAGTGATGGACGCGACGGGCCGCGTCATTCCCGCCCGCGATTTCATGCCAGTCATCGAAAACACCGAAACAGGTCGGCAGATTGACGTTCTTGCACTGCGTGCAGGGCTGTTGGCCTTGCAAAACAATCCCGGCCTACGCCTGTCAATCAATATGTCTGCGCGTTCCATTGGCTACAAATCATGGAATCAGATGATCCGGCGGTTTCTCAATCGTGACAAAACCATCGGGGAACGCTTGATCCTTGAGATCACTGAAAGTTCGGCGATGACGGTGCCCGAATTGGTCACAGATTTGATGGATGAACTTCAACCGTTTGGGGTCTGTTTCGCGTTGGACGACTTTGGGGCCGGGCACACGGCGATCAGGTATTTCAAGGATTTCTATTTTGATATCCTCAAGATTGACGGTGAATTCATCAAAGGCATCGCTGACAACGCGGATAACAGGGCGTTAACCGCCGCGATGATCTCGATCGCTGACCATTTTGATATGCTGACAGTGGCGGAGTTTGTTGAAAATGCGCAAGATGCGGCCGTGCTTACTGAAATGGGCGTTGATTGCCTGCAAGGGTATTATTTCAGCGCCCCAACAACGCGTCCTTCCTGGCTTCGTAATCCGGCAATTCGTTCCAGCGGATAG
- the rpsD gene encoding 30S ribosomal protein S4 has protein sequence MTKRTAAKHKLDRRMGENIWGRPKSPVNRREYGPGQHGQRRKAKISDFGIQLRAKQKLKGYYGDLTEKQFRRIYGEAERVKGDTGENLIGLLERRLDAVVYRAKFVATVFAARQFVNHGHVRVNGKKVNIPSYRVKEGDVIEVRDRSKQMVALLEATQLAERDVPDYIEADHSKMTATFVRTPALGDVPYPVMMEPNLVVEFYAKN, from the coding sequence GTGACAAAACGCACCGCTGCCAAACATAAACTTGACCGTCGCATGGGCGAAAACATCTGGGGCCGTCCGAAATCCCCAGTAAACCGCCGTGAATATGGCCCCGGCCAGCACGGTCAGCGCCGTAAGGCAAAGATTTCCGACTTCGGCATTCAGTTGCGCGCCAAGCAAAAGCTCAAGGGCTATTATGGCGACCTGACCGAAAAGCAATTCCGCCGCATCTATGGTGAAGCTGAGCGTGTCAAAGGCGATACAGGTGAAAACCTGATTGGTCTGCTGGAACGTCGTTTGGACGCGGTTGTGTACCGTGCCAAATTCGTGGCGACCGTATTTGCCGCACGTCAGTTCGTGAACCACGGCCATGTTCGTGTGAACGGCAAGAAAGTGAACATCCCGTCGTACCGCGTAAAAGAAGGTGACGTGATCGAAGTGCGTGACCGTTCCAAGCAGATGGTCGCTTTGCTTGAAGCCACACAATTGGCTGAACGTGACGTGCCTGACTATATCGAGGCCGATCACTCCAAGATGACCGCAACATTCGTGCGCACCCCTGCATTGGGTGATGTGCCATATCCGGTGATGATGGAACCAAACCTCGTCGTGGAATTTTACGCCAAGAACTAA
- a CDS encoding acetyl-CoA C-acetyltransferase, which yields MTNVVIASAARTAVGSFGGSFATTPAHDLGAAMLKEIVARAGVDASEVSETILGQVLTAAQGQNPARQAHINAGLPQESAAWSINQVCGSGLRAVALAAQHIQLGDASIVAAGGQENMTLSPHAQNLRAGQKMGDLQFIDTMIRDGLWDAFNGYHMGQTAENVAEKWQISRDQQDEFAVASQNKAEAAQKAGKFADEIAAFTVKTRKGDIVVDQDEYIRHGATMEAMQKLRPAFTKDGSVTAANASGLNDGAAGALLMSADEAEKRGITPLARIASYATAGLDPSIMGVGPIYASRKALEKAGWKAEDLDLVEANEAFAAQACAVNKDMGWDPAIVNVNGGAIAIGHPIGASGARILNTLLFEMQRRGAKKGLATLCIGGGMGVAMCLERP from the coding sequence ATGACCAACGTCGTCATCGCATCCGCCGCCCGTACTGCCGTTGGCAGCTTTGGGGGTTCGTTCGCCACAACACCCGCCCATGACTTGGGTGCCGCCATGCTCAAGGAAATCGTCGCCCGTGCAGGCGTTGATGCGTCCGAGGTTAGCGAAACCATTCTGGGTCAGGTGCTGACCGCCGCACAGGGTCAAAACCCTGCCCGTCAGGCGCATATCAATGCAGGTCTGCCACAGGAAAGCGCCGCATGGTCGATCAATCAGGTCTGCGGTTCCGGCCTGCGCGCCGTGGCATTGGCTGCACAGCACATCCAACTCGGCGATGCGTCTATCGTCGCTGCGGGTGGGCAGGAAAACATGACGCTTTCGCCCCATGCACAAAACCTGCGTGCCGGTCAGAAAATGGGCGATCTGCAATTCATCGACACGATGATTCGTGATGGTCTGTGGGATGCGTTCAACGGCTACCATATGGGTCAAACGGCCGAAAACGTCGCCGAGAAATGGCAGATCAGCCGTGATCAGCAAGACGAATTTGCCGTCGCGAGCCAGAACAAGGCCGAAGCTGCGCAGAAGGCCGGTAAATTTGCTGACGAAATCGCCGCCTTTACCGTCAAAACCCGCAAGGGCGACATCGTTGTCGACCAGGATGAATACATTCGCCACGGTGCCACCATGGAGGCCATGCAAAAACTGCGCCCCGCCTTCACCAAGGATGGCTCAGTCACCGCGGCCAACGCATCCGGTCTGAACGACGGTGCCGCCGGTGCCTTGTTGATGAGCGCGGATGAAGCCGAAAAGCGCGGCATCACCCCATTGGCACGGATTGCGTCCTATGCCACCGCCGGTCTGGACCCGTCCATCATGGGCGTCGGCCCCATCTATGCATCACGCAAGGCACTGGAAAAAGCGGGCTGGAAGGCAGAAGACCTTGATCTTGTTGAGGCCAACGAAGCCTTCGCCGCACAGGCCTGTGCCGTGAACAAGGACATGGGCTGGGATCCAGCAATCGTCAACGTCAACGGCGGTGCCATCGCGATCGGTCACCCAATCGGGGCTTCCGGTGCGCGCATCCTGAACACGCTGCTTTTTGAAATGCAGCGCCGCGGCGCGAAAAAAGGTCTCGCAACCTTGTGCATTGGCGGCGGTATGGGTGTTGCCATGTGCCTTGAGCGTCCCTAA
- the hisC gene encoding histidinol-phosphate transaminase, giving the protein MTAITPQPGIMDIDLYQGGAAHVAGLDNVVKLSSNENPHGPSEAALEAYRRAAFELHRYPSSDHAPLRKAIAEILGLDADRIICGAGSDEIITFLCQAYAGPGTEVIHTEHGFAMYRISALAAGATPIEVAERERVTDVDAILGACTDATRLVFIANPNNPTGTMIGLGEITRLADGLPSQSLLVLDGAYAEYVDGYDGGAALVDTRENVVMTRTFSKLYGLGGLRIGWGYGPAHVIDVLNRVRGPFNISQSGLNAAEAAIRDTAYATFCRTDNARWRTWMADALAEIGVPSDVSCANFILARFASQVEAEACDAHLQSQGLIVRRVGGYNLPNCLRITVGDESSCRRIVHAVRQFKNGGADGSGV; this is encoded by the coding sequence ATGACTGCGATCACGCCACAACCGGGCATCATGGATATCGACCTTTATCAAGGGGGTGCTGCACATGTGGCAGGCCTAGATAACGTGGTAAAGTTGTCTTCGAACGAAAACCCACACGGGCCAAGCGAGGCAGCGCTTGAGGCATACCGCCGTGCGGCATTTGAATTGCACCGCTATCCATCCTCTGACCACGCCCCGCTGCGTAAGGCAATCGCCGAGATTCTTGGATTGGATGCAGACAGGATTATCTGTGGTGCCGGTTCGGACGAGATAATTACCTTTCTCTGTCAGGCTTACGCTGGTCCGGGGACAGAAGTGATTCACACCGAACACGGCTTTGCAATGTATCGGATTTCGGCACTCGCGGCCGGGGCCACACCGATTGAGGTGGCTGAGCGGGAACGCGTGACAGATGTGGATGCAATTCTCGGAGCCTGCACCGACGCCACAAGATTGGTCTTTATTGCCAACCCCAACAATCCAACAGGCACGATGATAGGGTTGGGCGAAATTACGCGGCTGGCGGACGGCCTGCCGTCTCAGTCCCTTTTGGTTCTCGATGGTGCCTATGCCGAATATGTCGATGGCTATGATGGGGGTGCTGCACTTGTGGATACACGCGAAAACGTGGTTATGACGCGCACATTCTCCAAACTTTATGGCTTGGGCGGATTGCGCATTGGTTGGGGGTATGGACCGGCGCATGTCATTGACGTGCTCAACCGCGTGCGCGGCCCGTTTAATATTTCACAATCAGGGCTTAATGCGGCAGAGGCCGCAATTCGTGACACGGCCTACGCCACCTTTTGCCGGACTGATAACGCGCGTTGGCGCACATGGATGGCGGATGCACTTGCGGAAATCGGCGTGCCGTCCGATGTCTCATGCGCAAATTTTATTCTGGCGCGCTTTGCCTCACAGGTTGAGGCGGAAGCCTGCGATGCGCATCTGCAATCTCAAGGGCTGATTGTGCGACGTGTGGGGGGGTACAACCTGCCCAATTGCTTGCGGATCACGGTCGGCGACGAAAGCAGTTGCCGCCGCATTGTTCATGCTGTCCGTCAATTCAAGAACGGGGGCGCAGATGGCTCAGGTGTATGA
- the phbB gene encoding acetoacetyl-CoA reductase, with the protein MSRVALVTGGSRGIGAAISKELKDAGYSVAATYAGNDEAAAAFTKETGIKTYKWNVADYEESAAGIAKVEADLGPIEVVVANAGITRDAPFHKMTPQQWKEVIDTNLTGVFNTVHPIWPGMRERKFGRIVVISSINGQKGQFAQVNYAATKAGDLGIIKSLAQEGARAGITANAVCPGYIGTDMVMAVPEKVRESIIAQIPAGRLGEPEEIARAVKFLVSDDAGFINGSTISANGAQYFV; encoded by the coding sequence ATGTCCCGAGTCGCACTGGTCACCGGAGGCAGCCGAGGCATCGGCGCAGCTATTTCCAAAGAATTAAAAGACGCGGGCTACAGCGTCGCCGCAACTTATGCAGGCAATGACGAGGCCGCTGCCGCCTTTACCAAAGAAACCGGCATCAAAACCTACAAATGGAATGTCGCCGATTATGAGGAATCCGCTGCGGGCATTGCAAAGGTAGAAGCCGACCTGGGTCCAATCGAAGTGGTCGTTGCCAACGCGGGCATCACCCGCGATGCGCCATTCCATAAAATGACCCCACAGCAGTGGAAAGAAGTCATCGACACCAACCTGACCGGCGTATTCAATACCGTCCACCCGATCTGGCCCGGCATGCGCGAACGCAAATTCGGTCGTATCGTGGTGATCAGTTCGATCAATGGTCAAAAAGGCCAGTTTGCCCAAGTAAACTATGCCGCGACCAAAGCGGGCGATCTGGGCATCATCAAATCACTGGCCCAGGAAGGCGCACGCGCGGGCATTACCGCCAATGCCGTATGCCCCGGTTACATTGGGACGGACATGGTTATGGCCGTTCCCGAGAAAGTGCGCGAAAGCATCATCGCACAGATTCCAGCCGGGCGTTTGGGCGAACCAGAAGAAATCGCACGTGCGGTGAAATTCCTCGTGTCGGACGATGCGGGCTTTATCAATGGTTCGACAATCTCTGCCAACGGTGCGCAGTATTTTGTCTGA
- a CDS encoding DNA-3-methyladenine glycosylase I: protein MERCGWAGLEPIYVDYHDTEWGVPEYDSRALWEKLILDGFQAGLSWITILKKRDNFREAFQGFDPNKIADWSVEDVERLLGNPGIIRHRGKIEATINNARAWQKIEANEGFDAFMWRYVDGVPLQNRFSTQADVPPSTRLSEQVSKDLKKEGFKFCGPTIVYAWMEACGLVNDHILTCHRHDACAALAKPR from the coding sequence ATGGAGCGATGTGGATGGGCCGGGCTGGAACCAATATACGTAGACTATCATGACACGGAATGGGGCGTGCCGGAATACGACAGCCGTGCGCTGTGGGAAAAGCTGATTCTGGATGGATTTCAGGCAGGGTTGAGCTGGATTACAATTCTGAAGAAGCGCGATAATTTTCGTGAGGCGTTTCAGGGCTTCGATCCCAATAAAATTGCTGATTGGTCCGTTGAAGATGTTGAAAGATTGCTCGGGAACCCGGGGATCATCCGCCATCGTGGCAAAATCGAAGCGACAATAAACAACGCCCGAGCCTGGCAAAAGATAGAGGCCAACGAAGGTTTTGATGCCTTCATGTGGCGCTATGTGGATGGCGTGCCGTTACAAAATAGATTTTCGACCCAGGCCGATGTGCCGCCGTCCACCAGACTTTCAGAACAAGTGTCAAAGGATTTGAAAAAAGAAGGGTTCAAATTTTGTGGACCAACAATTGTTTATGCATGGATGGAGGCCTGTGGATTGGTGAATGATCATATTCTGACCTGCCATCGGCACGACGCATGCGCAGCGTTGGCCAAACCCCGTTGA